The Candidatus Bathyarchaeia archaeon genome window below encodes:
- a CDS encoding LysR family transcriptional regulator: MPKEPGGKWAPAFKIWLEQEGRPAIGKGGAEILEAIAQTGSITKASESIGMSYKYVWDRLAEIEKAVGQPIIRTRRGGSAGGGGAELTEVGIALLHEYRRVERYVSDALRDREYWEAVSLKLSARNQLEGVVRRVEVGAVTAKIEVEILTPTLITAVITKEAVEELCLKVGDSVRAVVKSTEVMIAKE; this comes from the coding sequence ATGCCAAAAGAACCCGGCGGTAAATGGGCTCCAGCGTTCAAAATCTGGTTGGAGCAGGAGGGAAGACCAGCTATAGGTAAGGGTGGCGCTGAGATTCTCGAAGCCATAGCACAAACTGGCTCTATAACCAAAGCGTCTGAGAGCATAGGTATGTCCTATAAATACGTGTGGGATCGCCTCGCGGAGATAGAGAAGGCGGTGGGGCAGCCAATCATACGGACGCGAAGAGGCGGCAGTGCTGGTGGCGGTGGGGCTGAGCTTACAGAGGTGGGTATTGCTCTGCTTCACGAGTACCGCCGTGTCGAGAGGTATGTCTCAGATGCGTTGAGAGATAGAGAATACTGGGAGGCGGTAAGTTTGAAATTGAGTGCCAGAAACCAGTTAGAAGGTGTCGTGAGGAGGGTGGAGGTGGGGGCTGTAACAGCTAAGATAGAGGTGGAGATCTTAACTCCAACACTCATTACAGCCGTTATCACCAAGGAAGCCGTTGAGGAGTTGTGTCTCAAAGTGGGCGACTCTGTGAGGGCGGTTGTGAAGTCCACCGAGGTTATGATAGCTAAAGAGTAA
- a CDS encoding substrate-binding domain-containing protein, with translation MSHVTKKHIAITVFVIASVSATGILLSLSGSSERPKLIVSTTTSLYDTGLLDALEDDFEDRYRIDVYFIPAGTGLAITHARRGDSDMILVHAPSQELEFIESGYGVCRKIFAYNFFAIVGPPEDPASISGLSTPEALVKIFEAGRTDIAQWVSRGDGSGTHLKEEELWAAAGYNITTLRDERWYHESGTGMGDTLRIANEMGAYTLTDMGTYLKYKRDGLIGLVVLVGQDKELLNAYSAIAVSPDVNPEVNFEGALTFIRYLTSDDGQEVIANYGLEEYGKPLFQPAVKLLKERTDPTLAEWVERYACFNGTECPCQCCRSYPELYLKSAILS, from the coding sequence GTGAGCCACGTTACAAAGAAGCATATCGCCATAACAGTTTTTGTAATCGCATCTGTTTCGGCAACTGGAATCTTACTAAGTTTGAGCGGCTCGAGTGAGAGACCTAAGCTCATAGTGTCCACGACAACAAGCCTCTATGACACCGGGCTCCTCGACGCCCTCGAGGACGATTTCGAAGACAGATATCGGATAGATGTATACTTTATTCCTGCCGGAACTGGTCTCGCTATAACACATGCAAGAAGAGGGGACTCTGACATGATACTTGTTCACGCTCCATCTCAGGAGCTTGAATTCATTGAAAGTGGCTACGGTGTTTGTAGGAAGATATTTGCCTATAACTTCTTCGCGATAGTTGGGCCACCTGAGGACCCTGCATCTATCTCGGGGCTCTCGACGCCCGAAGCGTTAGTAAAGATTTTTGAGGCTGGTAGGACTGATATTGCCCAATGGGTTTCTAGGGGAGATGGATCTGGCACACACCTCAAGGAGGAAGAACTCTGGGCTGCTGCAGGTTACAATATCACCACTCTCAGGGATGAGAGGTGGTACCACGAGTCGGGCACAGGGATGGGGGATACCCTCCGCATCGCTAACGAAATGGGAGCGTACACGCTCACCGACATGGGCACATATTTAAAGTACAAGCGGGACGGGTTGATTGGGCTGGTGGTTTTGGTTGGGCAAGATAAAGAACTTCTCAACGCATATAGCGCCATCGCGGTTAGTCCGGATGTGAACCCTGAAGTTAACTTTGAGGGCGCCCTCACTTTCATACGATACCTAACATCAGACGATGGGCAAGAGGTGATTGCCAACTATGGTCTGGAAGAATATGGAAAGCCCCTCTTTCAACCAGCTGTAAAATTACTAAAAGAGAGAACTGACCCTACGTTAGCTGAGTGGGTTGAGCGATATGCCTGCTTCAATGGAACGGAATGCCCGTGCCAATGCTGCCGCAGTTATCCTGAGCTATACTTGAAGAGCGCCATTCTAAGTTAA
- a CDS encoding ABC transporter permease, giving the protein MNSDILEGVSKAWELIAAGDATLIEITLRSIYVSTSATLLAAAWGLPIAAATAMRDFWGKRALTSLFNALLGLPTVALGLVLYLAFSRSGPLGSLELLYTPTCIIIGQALLVTPIMVSFTISALGMVGREVRDLARTLGASEGKASLAVLREAVSEVTLAVIACFNRAIAELGIALMVGGNIRGLTRVLTTTIALETTRGEIALSIALTLILLLIVFALSITVNLIRRS; this is encoded by the coding sequence ATGAACTCAGATATACTTGAAGGCGTCTCCAAGGCTTGGGAGCTCATCGCTGCTGGAGATGCAACACTTATCGAGATCACTTTGAGATCTATCTACGTCTCAACCTCTGCAACATTGTTAGCGGCGGCGTGGGGGCTCCCCATCGCAGCAGCCACCGCGATGAGAGATTTCTGGGGTAAACGTGCCTTAACCAGCCTGTTTAACGCCTTGCTGGGTTTACCGACTGTGGCGTTAGGGCTTGTCCTTTATCTAGCCTTCTCTCGGTCAGGGCCCCTAGGGTCTCTGGAGCTGCTCTATACTCCCACTTGCATAATTATAGGTCAAGCTTTACTGGTGACTCCCATCATGGTAAGTTTCACTATTAGCGCATTGGGTATGGTTGGCCGAGAGGTAAGGGATCTTGCCAGGACCCTCGGCGCCTCGGAGGGTAAAGCTTCTCTGGCTGTCTTGAGGGAAGCAGTGAGTGAGGTCACGTTGGCGGTGATTGCGTGCTTCAATAGGGCGATAGCTGAACTTGGCATAGCCCTCATGGTGGGTGGAAATATTCGAGGTCTTACGAGGGTCTTGACGACTACAATTGCTTTGGAGACAACCCGCGGGGAGATTGCACTCAGCATAGCCCTAACTCTGATACTCTTGCTCATAGTATTCGCCTTAAGCATTACAGTCAACCTAATTCGGAGGTCTTGA
- a CDS encoding phosphate ABC transporter ATP-binding protein has translation MIQAFLKNVVKLYGANPALDGVTLEVRRGEIMTLMGANGAGKTTLLRILAALEIPTRGEVYYKGVRLDEGNIGRLRGQATMVFQQAVMFSTTVYRNIAYGLRLRGLPRGEVDRKVRDAMRLMGLEGYGDRPAKKLSSGEQQRVALARALVLEPEILALDEPTANLDAKNAAVIEEVIKTNKKTCATVLATHNLFQAKRLSDRIAYLAGGKIIEEGTVDEVIERPREEATRKFIRGETAF, from the coding sequence GTGATTCAAGCCTTCCTCAAAAACGTCGTTAAACTTTATGGTGCAAACCCAGCGTTGGATGGTGTAACTCTCGAGGTGCGGAGGGGAGAGATCATGACGTTGATGGGGGCTAATGGGGCTGGAAAAACTACTCTACTAAGGATCTTGGCCGCCCTCGAAATTCCAACCCGAGGGGAGGTCTACTATAAGGGCGTAAGGCTGGACGAAGGCAATATAGGCCGCCTGAGAGGGCAGGCTACAATGGTATTCCAACAGGCGGTCATGTTCAGCACAACAGTCTATAGGAATATCGCATACGGGTTGAGGCTTAGGGGCCTCCCTAGAGGTGAGGTGGATAGGAAGGTGAGAGATGCCATGAGGTTGATGGGGTTAGAAGGCTATGGTGATAGGCCAGCGAAGAAGCTTTCGAGTGGGGAACAGCAGAGGGTCGCCTTAGCTAGGGCTCTTGTACTAGAGCCGGAGATCCTAGCGTTGGACGAGCCTACGGCAAACTTGGATGCCAAAAACGCCGCCGTGATCGAGGAGGTGATCAAAACAAATAAAAAAACCTGTGCAACAGTTCTGGCAACTCATAATCTCTTCCAAGCTAAGCGGCTCTCCGACAGGATCGCCTACCTGGCGGGTGGCAAGATCATCGAGGAGGGCACGGTCGATGAGGTAATAGAGAGACCGAGGGAAGAAGCGACAAGGAAGTTCATAAGAGGCGAGACGGCCTTTTAG
- a CDS encoding corrinoid protein produces the protein MRTDGPAGSLPTLGGVSRLEFEGELEELRRAVLEHEVEIVEAAVKAALDKGAAPIKVLEVMTEAMRAVGERFEAGDYFLADLIMAAETFNKGLRLIEPLLQSDSKVRSLASIVIGTVEGDVHDIGKNIVATMLKSAGFTVHDIGVDVPPKKFVEKVKETKAEILGLSALLTSSLKSIRETIKEVESAGLKDDVKVIVGGSAVTREYAEEVGANGYSEDAVGAIPLCKKLLGKENQ, from the coding sequence ATGAGAACTGATGGACCCGCAGGTAGCTTACCTACGCTTGGAGGTGTAAGCAGGTTGGAGTTCGAAGGCGAACTAGAGGAGTTGAGGAGAGCGGTGCTGGAGCATGAGGTCGAAATTGTCGAGGCAGCTGTGAAAGCCGCACTCGATAAAGGAGCTGCACCCATCAAGGTTCTTGAGGTGATGACTGAGGCTATGCGGGCTGTAGGAGAGCGATTTGAGGCAGGAGACTACTTCCTAGCAGACCTCATAATGGCGGCTGAGACCTTCAACAAAGGCTTGAGACTTATAGAACCCCTCCTTCAATCAGATTCGAAGGTGAGATCCCTAGCCTCCATTGTGATCGGCACCGTAGAAGGAGACGTCCACGACATAGGAAAAAACATAGTAGCAACGATGCTCAAGTCAGCAGGCTTCACCGTCCACGACATAGGGGTCGACGTCCCACCCAAGAAGTTCGTTGAGAAAGTGAAAGAGACGAAAGCCGAAATTTTGGGGCTATCAGCCCTCTTGACTTCCTCCCTAAAGAGCATACGCGAAACCATCAAGGAGGTTGAGTCTGCCGGCTTGAAGGACGATGTGAAGGTCATCGTGGGCGGGTCTGCCGTCACTAGAGAGTACGCAGAGGAAGTTGGCGCCAATGGCTACAGTGAGGACGCAGTAGGCGCCATACCTCTATGCAAGAAGCTCCTAGGAAAGGAAAACCAGTAA
- a CDS encoding ATPase domain-containing protein: MSLKRTKTGIKGLDSYTGGFTEGSLIMLSGEAGTGKTIFSAEFIYRGAENGENGVYLSFAETREVFYSNMRSFGWDFERLEKEGKFKFLETPSMREEGVSSMLEMVLDEVRSLGAKRLAVDSFSALAQAFKERIDVRIVLHTVLDKIIKQAKCTTVLIVEIPKGTNQLGLGMEEFVADCIIKLSRREFEGQLLRELELLKLRGAEIRQSKIAFTLKGGFKMLTPLTSEGDIEEPKRYRPIPNTETHISSGVRDLDEIIGGGARIGTYNLFEVGRDVPFSITRLVRSMIYNCVSQDYGVVILPPRGVSAHRVKARMAPMLGDEAFEHYVRIVDFGEEAKAPYIVNLEGKSIREDFELFWGATSKLREKTGKPVFSVVGFDSLEYMYGRDEALKILGRDVTLTRNFNDVRLNIIRPTITLADQLRALADIYFKVDEIDGAIFLRGVKPKTPLYSFNVSTCQGVSEVKLIPVV, encoded by the coding sequence ATGAGTTTAAAACGTACCAAGACTGGTATTAAGGGTTTAGACTCTTATACTGGCGGCTTTACAGAGGGCAGCCTAATTATGCTGTCGGGCGAAGCTGGAACCGGTAAAACAATTTTTTCAGCCGAATTTATATATCGCGGCGCAGAGAACGGTGAGAACGGCGTATATCTCAGCTTCGCTGAGACGCGCGAGGTATTTTATAGTAACATGCGTAGCTTCGGCTGGGATTTTGAGAGGCTGGAAAAGGAGGGTAAATTCAAGTTTTTAGAAACGCCATCAATGCGTGAGGAGGGGGTCTCCTCCATGCTGGAGATGGTTCTAGATGAAGTTCGCAGCTTAGGAGCGAAGAGACTCGCGGTAGACTCGTTCTCTGCATTGGCTCAAGCCTTTAAGGAGCGTATAGACGTCCGCATAGTGCTCCATACGGTTCTAGACAAAATAATCAAGCAAGCAAAGTGTACCACGGTTCTAATCGTCGAAATACCCAAGGGCACAAACCAGTTAGGGCTAGGTATGGAGGAGTTTGTCGCAGACTGCATAATCAAACTTTCGAGGCGAGAGTTTGAGGGACAGCTGCTTAGAGAGTTAGAGTTACTGAAGCTTCGCGGAGCTGAGATCAGACAGTCTAAAATCGCCTTCACCCTCAAAGGCGGATTCAAAATGTTAACCCCTCTGACCTCGGAAGGCGATATAGAAGAGCCCAAGAGGTATAGACCCATTCCCAACACTGAAACTCACATCTCATCGGGCGTTCGAGACTTGGACGAGATTATTGGGGGAGGAGCTAGGATTGGAACCTATAATCTATTTGAGGTTGGTAGAGATGTACCCTTCTCCATAACCCGCCTCGTACGGTCGATGATCTATAACTGCGTCAGCCAAGACTATGGTGTAGTCATCCTTCCGCCGAGAGGAGTAAGTGCACACAGAGTTAAAGCCCGTATGGCACCCATGCTAGGGGATGAAGCTTTCGAGCACTACGTTAGAATAGTTGATTTCGGCGAGGAGGCTAAGGCTCCCTATATTGTGAATTTGGAGGGTAAATCCATCCGTGAAGACTTTGAACTGTTCTGGGGTGCAACCTCCAAGCTTAGAGAAAAGACAGGCAAGCCTGTGTTTTCCGTTGTTGGATTCGACTCTCTTGAGTACATGTATGGCCGAGATGAGGCATTGAAGATCCTCGGCCGAGATGTTACACTTACCAGAAACTTTAACGATGTGAGGCTTAACATCATAAGACCGACTATCACCCTTGCGGATCAACTCAGAGCCCTAGCTGACATCTACTTCAAAGTCGACGAGATCGACGGAGCTATATTTCTACGCGGTGTGAAACCAAAGACGCCTTTATACAGTTTCAATGTGTCAACATGTCAGGGCGTATCTGAGGTGAAACTTATACCGGTGGTATAG
- a CDS encoding nitroreductase family protein, with protein MDVSKAIRLRRSIRKYKPQPVEGEKLMRILEAGRLAPSARNRQPWHLVVVTDPATRGRLYHSYAKDWFVSAPVILVVCADPEVAWVRADGEEYWKVDAAIALQNMILAATEEGLGTCWVADFKESLVKEILGIPSNIRVVAMTPLGYPDEEKGEVTDRKPLTMILHREHW; from the coding sequence ATGGATGTTTCAAAGGCAATCCGATTAAGGCGGAGTATAAGAAAGTATAAACCTCAACCTGTGGAGGGGGAGAAGCTCATGCGGATTTTGGAGGCTGGGAGGCTGGCTCCTTCAGCCCGCAACAGGCAACCCTGGCATCTTGTTGTGGTGACCGATCCGGCGACGAGGGGGAGGCTGTATCACAGTTATGCTAAGGATTGGTTCGTCAGCGCCCCAGTCATCCTAGTGGTGTGCGCCGACCCGGAGGTGGCATGGGTTCGTGCGGATGGGGAGGAGTACTGGAAGGTGGATGCGGCGATAGCTCTGCAAAATATGATTCTCGCAGCCACTGAAGAGGGGTTGGGGACCTGCTGGGTCGCTGACTTTAAGGAATCCCTCGTAAAGGAAATATTAGGCATACCGTCTAACATACGAGTGGTGGCCATGACTCCGCTGGGCTACCCCGACGAGGAGAAGGGTGAAGTCACTGATAGAAAGCCCCTCACAATGATCCTCCACCGCGAACACTGGTGA
- a CDS encoding PadR family transcriptional regulator produces the protein MTYNRFVAKLTKENLWLYILTELVRQPMYAYELARALKVKYEIQVATVTTYVVLYKMAREGLIRKREGKPLSTKPSRVYYEITDRGRWVLEGGKKFMGEVLRKLSEEAKGSGGA, from the coding sequence ATGACTTACAATAGGTTTGTGGCGAAACTCACGAAGGAGAACCTCTGGCTCTACATACTTACAGAACTTGTGAGACAGCCTATGTACGCTTATGAGCTGGCTAGAGCGCTTAAAGTGAAATATGAGATACAGGTAGCTACGGTCACAACGTACGTCGTACTTTACAAGATGGCAAGGGAGGGGTTGATTAGGAAGAGAGAAGGCAAACCCCTTTCAACTAAGCCGAGCAGGGTCTACTATGAGATAACTGATAGGGGCCGCTGGGTGCTGGAGGGAGGTAAGAAGTTTATGGGTGAAGTGTTGAGGAAGCTTTCTGAGGAGGCGAAGGGGTCTGGGGGGGCATAG
- a CDS encoding ABC transporter permease, producing MEGTLALTSRELKKWYRTPLLIFTTLFQPIIWLLLFGRAMNLSKMITIPPDSLAGLPAAVAAELQRTLEGAVVSLFGTADYFTFMAGGMLVIIIMFTSMFSGMSVVWDRRLGYLNKFLVAPIPRSSIFMSKVLASLTKGAIQSIILLSVAFAGGLKVSSNFGALNLLGIISVLILLGLGLSALFVGIATMITSHETVIAISNLLNLPLMFASSALLPVRQMPAWLQMIAAFNPITYAVDNVRTFILSEFMDPATLMSLTVNFAVLVAYTVLFIVAGALISHRALNR from the coding sequence ATGGAGGGAACTCTCGCCCTGACTAGCAGGGAACTCAAGAAATGGTATAGGACCCCCCTCTTAATCTTCACAACCCTCTTCCAACCTATAATTTGGCTCCTGCTCTTCGGTAGAGCTATGAACCTCTCCAAGATGATAACAATTCCCCCCGACTCTCTGGCTGGTCTCCCCGCGGCTGTAGCGGCTGAACTCCAACGAACTCTGGAGGGTGCGGTTGTCTCTCTGTTTGGAACCGCGGATTACTTCACATTCATGGCTGGAGGGATGCTGGTCATAATCATCATGTTCACCTCTATGTTCAGTGGGATGAGTGTAGTCTGGGATAGGAGGCTGGGTTACCTCAACAAGTTTCTTGTAGCGCCCATACCTCGAAGCTCTATCTTTATGTCAAAGGTCTTAGCCAGCTTGACGAAGGGAGCTATTCAGTCCATTATACTACTATCGGTGGCGTTTGCAGGTGGACTTAAGGTGAGCAGTAACTTCGGCGCCCTAAACCTCTTAGGCATAATTTCGGTGCTCATTTTATTGGGTCTAGGGCTCTCAGCCCTCTTTGTGGGAATAGCTACCATGATAACGAGCCATGAGACCGTGATCGCCATATCAAACCTCCTTAACCTGCCTCTCATGTTCGCTAGTAGTGCCCTCCTCCCAGTAAGACAGATGCCAGCTTGGCTTCAGATGATAGCTGCCTTCAACCCAATCACCTACGCGGTTGATAATGTGCGTACTTTCATCCTGAGCGAATTTATGGATCCCGCGACTTTGATGAGTCTCACCGTGAACTTTGCAGTTCTAGTCGCCTATACGGTTCTTTTCATAGTGGCGGGCGCTCTGATTTCACATCGCGCGCTAAATAGGTAA
- a CDS encoding ATP-binding cassette domain-containing protein — translation MWQRLRVIEAEGLTKIYNKTHFAVNHISFSVEDGEVFGFLGPNGAGKTTTIKMLTTLTKPTEGRASVCGVDVRSHPEKVRSLIGLVPQELTVDDDLTGVDNLMLQAKLYRLSGREAEARINELLDLVGLRDFARRVVKTYSGGMRKRLELIGGLIHRPRLLFLDEPTLGLDVQTRAIIWDYIHKLNREEGITIFLTTHYMDEADQLCDRIAIIDHGQIVKAGTPSELKDSLGGDVIEVGLADDRPEISVSFAEIINVHEVKKVGGVYRVKVSRGEEALPLILGKLLGAGVQVKRVSLVKPSLDQVFLEYTGRSLRDEQQGAEDFFRTRFVMRRLRAS, via the coding sequence GTGTGGCAGAGGCTGAGGGTCATAGAGGCTGAGGGTCTGACTAAGATCTATAATAAGACCCACTTTGCAGTGAATCACATATCTTTCAGCGTCGAGGATGGGGAGGTCTTCGGGTTTCTAGGGCCTAACGGTGCAGGTAAGACTACTACCATTAAGATGCTAACCACCCTTACCAAGCCAACTGAGGGCAGAGCATCTGTTTGCGGGGTTGACGTTAGATCGCACCCTGAAAAAGTTAGGTCTCTAATAGGTTTAGTTCCTCAGGAACTTACAGTCGACGACGACCTGACTGGCGTCGACAACCTAATGCTTCAAGCGAAACTGTATAGGCTTTCTGGAAGAGAGGCTGAGGCGCGGATAAATGAGCTTCTAGACTTGGTCGGCTTGAGGGACTTTGCTAGAAGGGTTGTCAAGACGTATTCCGGTGGTATGCGGAAACGCCTTGAGCTCATAGGTGGCCTAATACATCGCCCTAGGCTTCTCTTTCTTGACGAGCCAACTTTGGGGCTTGACGTCCAAACCCGTGCAATAATCTGGGATTACATCCACAAGCTCAACCGTGAGGAGGGGATCACTATCTTCTTAACTACTCACTATATGGATGAGGCAGATCAACTCTGCGACAGGATAGCAATAATAGACCATGGGCAGATTGTAAAAGCGGGGACCCCCAGCGAACTGAAGGACAGCCTCGGCGGGGATGTTATCGAGGTAGGCTTAGCGGATGATCGCCCTGAGATTTCGGTATCCTTTGCTGAGATTATCAACGTTCACGAGGTAAAAAAAGTAGGTGGCGTCTATAGAGTTAAGGTTAGCAGAGGTGAGGAGGCTCTACCCCTTATACTGGGGAAGTTGCTCGGCGCAGGGGTTCAGGTGAAGCGTGTTTCGCTTGTGAAACCAAGCTTAGACCAGGTGTTCTTGGAGTATACAGGTAGATCGCTTCGGGATGAGCAGCAGGGGGCAGAGGACTTCTTTAGGACGAGGTTTGTGATGAGGAGGCTTAGGGCATCGTGA
- a CDS encoding tubulin-like doman-containing protein has translation MASTAKNYSLHLVGLGGAGSNILEAFFKSSKIFQFLQLRGVKLTCLALDVADHDILRLIQAYEEFKEELRVRHIPADKAYLNARSVKFPTPQAMFEYIQKLPEYIKLEGGNPPENYKPWLSSAVEIPPLSGGVARRRALAKAIYGLNYHYLRLLDSYIENFKENVSSSILQPLIFVFFGVGGGSGSGMVMDFVRHLRKKIGTGFPIIGVGILPCQGDDHRAKGASAYAAINELELLIEGGKNKIIRETYGETYGNPFTAFLMMPLAPPYKKTGNLLEAQRFFDEAVVDIVLNTMKFDMADMLDGIGANLDYGENAIHIMTTLRVTYPILEHIALAKLYLEKLSKLKVLRRERMEILAGSEEKGFGGLEQLINLCYAELAEIFWRLQRSRGAYDPAKKDESIRGFIYSDKSVESNYRIQIRGLEEAIRDSVDEIVTPVLAIGLEAPEATPEARLRTHISQIIDHTRHVASTYLTFHEDISNLINELNSNVTATQRLTFRERTQLNDFLEFVKFIEKYISVLKRYVETKVLADKLVTELRTGEAAEWKDQLGNIAEKIANVELKLIFNTLTGLFRSGKAEISTIESYSKEVSSLTKTLREDLSQTATLRDQLAAEIKNSEEEIETSLKEAERFSVRVFRPSKGKKLKEKAASLQKEVEDKKTSLQEVATYISSVEGRVKEYTIIERRVDIDSDYRRLLMNIVDIDNQYYEKLSEVSRDRGYYDRVMDITEGEKLRIMSKILQEEEYALTRENILKEIIDLKRFRECLIGAIRVLQVPSSIGVESSYKSDYMWVTVVAPEGIWDPELDAELKATLAGYLSTGAARSIHVSHVEAEDPWTIRILLVAGKASKKDLDLYLEMKSLYEQASYSDKILAHSLLLEHGILAAEAPVYIPQQRLASKPVGTPSISVCPNCKSTNTSMLKEWNMSTKSGKGLPLHVALYNCSECNKKFRVVTKV, from the coding sequence ATGGCCTCAACTGCGAAGAATTATTCACTCCACCTTGTAGGCTTGGGTGGGGCAGGTAGCAACATCTTAGAAGCGTTCTTTAAAAGTTCTAAGATCTTCCAATTTTTACAGCTCAGAGGCGTCAAACTTACGTGCTTAGCGCTGGATGTCGCTGATCATGATATCCTGCGGCTTATTCAAGCTTATGAGGAGTTTAAAGAAGAATTACGGGTGCGCCACATCCCGGCTGATAAGGCCTACCTTAATGCGCGGTCAGTTAAATTTCCTACGCCACAAGCTATGTTCGAGTATATACAGAAGCTTCCAGAGTACATTAAACTCGAGGGTGGAAATCCGCCGGAGAACTACAAGCCATGGCTCTCCTCAGCAGTAGAGATCCCTCCTCTGTCTGGGGGTGTAGCTAGGAGGAGAGCCCTCGCTAAAGCCATCTACGGTCTCAACTACCACTATCTTCGGCTATTGGACAGCTACATTGAGAACTTCAAAGAGAATGTATCGTCTTCTATTCTTCAGCCTCTCATCTTTGTGTTCTTTGGAGTGGGGGGTGGCAGTGGTAGCGGAATGGTAATGGACTTTGTCCGCCACCTCCGAAAGAAGATAGGGACAGGCTTTCCCATAATAGGGGTGGGAATACTGCCCTGTCAGGGCGATGACCACAGAGCGAAGGGCGCCTCTGCATATGCTGCCATAAACGAGTTAGAACTACTTATAGAGGGAGGCAAGAATAAGATAATCAGGGAGACCTACGGGGAGACTTATGGAAATCCTTTCACAGCCTTTCTAATGATGCCTCTAGCTCCGCCCTACAAGAAGACTGGCAACCTCCTTGAGGCTCAAAGGTTTTTCGACGAGGCAGTAGTAGACATTGTGCTGAACACGATGAAGTTTGACATGGCTGACATGTTAGATGGAATTGGGGCGAACCTAGATTATGGCGAGAATGCCATTCACATCATGACCACGCTACGTGTAACCTATCCAATCCTCGAGCATATAGCCCTAGCTAAACTCTACCTAGAGAAACTGTCCAAGCTCAAGGTCTTGAGAAGGGAGCGCATGGAGATATTAGCTGGCTCTGAGGAGAAGGGATTCGGCGGGCTTGAGCAACTCATAAACCTATGTTACGCGGAGTTAGCTGAGATCTTCTGGCGGCTACAGCGTTCGAGGGGGGCATACGATCCAGCTAAGAAGGATGAGAGTATAAGAGGTTTCATCTACAGCGACAAATCCGTTGAATCCAATTATAGAATTCAAATACGGGGGCTGGAGGAAGCTATTCGAGACTCAGTGGACGAGATTGTAACACCAGTACTCGCTATAGGTTTAGAGGCACCTGAGGCGACGCCTGAGGCTAGGTTGAGGACGCACATCAGCCAGATAATAGATCACACGCGGCATGTAGCTTCAACATACCTAACTTTCCATGAAGATATTTCAAACCTCATAAACGAATTAAATAGTAACGTTACGGCTACTCAACGTTTAACCTTCAGAGAAAGGACACAGTTAAACGATTTCCTAGAGTTTGTGAAGTTCATAGAAAAATACATCTCAGTGCTTAAGAGATATGTAGAGACAAAGGTTCTCGCCGACAAGTTGGTGACAGAGCTTAGGACAGGTGAAGCCGCCGAGTGGAAGGATCAGCTTGGGAACATCGCCGAGAAAATCGCCAATGTAGAACTTAAACTCATATTCAACACGCTGACCGGACTCTTCAGGTCGGGCAAGGCTGAAATTTCAACTATAGAATCCTACAGTAAGGAAGTTTCCAGTTTGACGAAGACGCTGAGAGAAGACCTCTCACAGACGGCAACGCTGAGGGATCAACTAGCAGCGGAGATTAAAAACTCTGAGGAGGAGATTGAAACCTCTTTAAAGGAGGCTGAGAGGTTCAGCGTCAGAGTATTTCGCCCTAGCAAAGGGAAGAAGCTGAAAGAGAAGGCCGCCTCTCTGCAGAAGGAAGTCGAAGATAAGAAGACAAGCCTCCAAGAAGTAGCGACCTATATCTCGAGTGTTGAGGGGAGGGTGAAAGAGTACACAATAATTGAGAGAAGGGTTGACATCGACTCGGATTACCGTAGACTGTTGATGAACATAGTCGACATCGACAACCAATACTACGAGAAACTGTCAGAGGTTAGCAGGGATCGAGGATACTATGATAGAGTAATGGACATAACAGAGGGAGAGAAGTTACGGATAATGAGCAAGATTCTACAGGAAGAAGAGTATGCCCTGACGAGGGAGAACATACTCAAAGAGATAATCGACCTTAAACGGTTTAGAGAGTGCCTCATCGGCGCTATAAGAGTTCTCCAGGTTCCAAGTAGCATAGGCGTCGAGAGCAGCTACAAGAGCGACTACATGTGGGTGACCGTGGTTGCTCCTGAAGGGATATGGGATCCCGAGTTGGATGCAGAACTCAAAGCTACACTAGCCGGGTACCTCTCAACTGGCGCAGCAAGAAGCATACACGTGTCGCATGTAGAGGCTGAAGATCCATGGACGATAAGAATACTCTTGGTCGCAGGTAAGGCTAGCAAGAAGGATCTGGACTTGTACTTGGAGATGAAGTCACTGTACGAGCAGGCTTCTTACAGCGACAAGATTCTAGCACACTCTCTACTCTTAGAGCACGGCATACTCGCAGCTGAGGCCCCAGTATATATCCCTCAGCAACGTTTGGCGAGCAAACCAGTTGGCACACCCTCGATCTCTGTATGCCCAAACTGCAAGAGCACAAATACGTCCATGCTCAAGGAGTGGAATATGTCAACTAAGAGTGGTAAAGGCCTACCTTTACATGTTGCATTATATAACTGTAGCGAGTGCAATAAAAAGTTCAGAGTCGTTACAAAGGTTTAG